The DNA region GCCTCATGCTCGCTAACAACGAGATCGGGACGATCCAACCGATCCGCGAGGTCGCCGAGCTCTTAGCGCGCGTGCGCGCCGAGCGAGGCCAGCCGTATCCGTATCTCCACACCGATGCCGTACAAGCTGTCGGGAAAATCCCTGTGCAGGTGTCGGAATTGGGCGTGGATTTGCTGACTTTCTCCGCTCACAAGATTCACGGGCCGAAAGGCATCGGGGCACTCTACGTGCGACGTGGGGTTCGAATCGTGCGGCAGATGGATGGCGGTCATCATGAGCGAGATCGGCGTTCGGGGACGGAGAATGTACCGGCCATCGTCGGCTTCGGACGAGCCGCGGAATTAGCGCGGCAGCACTTGGAGGAGCGCATGCGACATATGCGCGCGTTGCGCGATCGGCTGGAGCAGGGAATCGAAGAGCGCATTCCCTTCGTTCACTTGAACGGTCATCGTGAGCATCGCGTCCCGAACATCTGCAACTTCAGCTTCCAGTTCGTCGAGGGAGAAGCGCTGCTGATCCGACTCGATCTGCGCGGCATCGCCGTCTCGACGGGAGCGGCATGTTCTTCGGGATCGCTCGAACCGTCACATGTGTTGTTGGCTCTCGGACGCCCGCGCGATCTCGTTCAGGGAAGCCTGCGATTCTCCTTGAGCAAGGACACAACGCCAGAGGAGATCGAATACGTGCTCGAAGTGCTTCCCGAGGAAGTCGAACGCTTGCGCACGATGTCGCCGCGATACCTAGAGCTGATGATCGCTCGAGGTCGATGACGATTCAGCGCGCGTGAACGATCCGTACCGGTAACGTTCCGGAGAACGGTGTCTCGGCGGTGAGAAGACCTTTCAGTGTATACCGTCCCGCTGGGAGAATGCCCCGGGTTGAATCCGGAAGCGAGAATGTCACCTCATAGGTGAGCGCCTCTCCGGGTCTCACGATCTCCCTCCCGAGCACAGGCAGGAAGATCTTCCCATCAGACCATCGGAACGCGACCCTCCCTCGCTCGTCCTCCAGGAGGAAATCGAAGCGTTGCGAGGTGGAGAAATCGAGGCGAAGCTCTTCAGCGGATTCGTTGACCAGTCGGATTCGCGCGCGCACGACAGGGCCGGGGATCGTCGGCGGCAGCGGCGGCATGAGGTTATAGACGTATTCGAGCCGATCGGCGCTCACCTCAAATGCGATGCGATCTGATGCCGCGAGACGCCCTGAGGGCGTGAGCTTTAAATGCCCGAGCCAAAGCGCGAGCGCCATTGCGAACGTC from Blastocatellia bacterium includes:
- a CDS encoding BsuPI-related putative proteinase inhibitor; translation: MFGRAKILMTFAMALALWLGHLKLTPSGRLAASDRIAFEVSADRLEYVYNLMPPLPPTIPGPVVRARIRLVNESAEELRLDFSTSQRFDFLLEDERGRVAFRWSDGKIFLPVLGREIVRPGEALTYEVTFSLPDSTRGILPAGRYTLKGLLTAETPFSGTLPVRIVHAR
- the nifS gene encoding cysteine desulfurase NifS; translation: MKRIYLDNAATTRLDPEVFEAMLPYLREEYGNASSVHSFGQRARAAVEEARVRVAELIDADPSEIIFTSGGTESDNLAIKGIAEAHGHIGRHLITSQIEHPAVLESCRALERRGFEVTYLPVSPDGLIRVEDVRAALRPDTILVSLMLANNEIGTIQPIREVAELLARVRAERGQPYPYLHTDAVQAVGKIPVQVSELGVDLLTFSAHKIHGPKGIGALYVRRGVRIVRQMDGGHHERDRRSGTENVPAIVGFGRAAELARQHLEERMRHMRALRDRLEQGIEERIPFVHLNGHREHRVPNICNFSFQFVEGEALLIRLDLRGIAVSTGAACSSGSLEPSHVLLALGRPRDLVQGSLRFSLSKDTTPEEIEYVLEVLPEEVERLRTMSPRYLELMIARGR